AGCGGCACCGCCGTGGCCAACCGATGGTCGCCCCGCGCGCCGATCTGGCGCACGCCGCCAACTTCCTGCACATGCTCCACGGCACGCCGCCCGGCCCGCGCGCCGAACGCGCGCTGGACGCCTACCTGGTCCTCCTGGCCGATCACGGCTTCAACGCCAGCACGTTCTCGGCCCGCGTGACGGTGTCCACCGAGTCCGATCCGTACTCGGCGATCACGACCGCCATCGGAACGCTCAAGGGCCCGCTGCACGGCGGCGCGAACGAACGCGTGATGGCGATGCTGGAGCAGATCGGCGACCCGTCCAGGGCCAAGGCGTTCGTGGACGAGACGTTGTCCGGCAAAGGCCGGATCCCCGGCATCGGTCACCGCGTCTACAAGACGCTTGACCCGCGCGCCGGCGTGCTGCGCCGCCTGAGCGAGGAGCTCGTGGCCGAGGTGGGCGACAGCCCCGAGCGCCGCTACCACGAGATCGCGACGAACGTTGCCGATGCCGCGGCCGCGTGGTTCGAGACGAACCGACCGGACCTGCGCCTCCACCCGAACGTCGACTTCTACTCGGCGATCGCGCTGCGCGTGGCCGGCGTCCCAACGGACCAGTTCACGCCGATGTTCGCGATGAGCCGCGTGGCCGGCTACACCGCCCACATCCTCGAGCAGTACGCGGACAACCGGTTGATCCGGCCGCGCGGGGAGTACGTCGGTCCGCTGGACCGCGTGGTGGCGCCGATCGAGGAGCGGTAATCGCTTGACCTCGCCTCTCCTCATCGGCATCAGCGGCGCCCCCGACGCCATCCAGGGCACCGGCAGCGCCGCATCGGTCCGCGCCTGCCGCGCGCTCGGCATCGACGCCCTCGAGTTGGCGTGGGTGCACAGCGTCTCGGTGAAGCCGGAGGGGGGTGCGAAGATACGGGCGGCGGCCGAGTCGATGGGCGTTCGGTTGAGCGTTCACGCGCCGTACTACATCAACCTGAACAGCCCGGAGCCGGACAAGGTGGAGGCCAGCATCGGCCGGATCGTCCTGGCGGCGCGCGGCGCGGCGTGGGTCGGGGCGCGGAACGTCGTGCTTCACCTCGGCTTCTACCACACGGGCGACCGGGCGGACGTCTACGCGCGGATGCGGGACGGCCTGCTCGAAGCGCTTTCGCGCATCGCTGATGCGGACGACATCGACCCGACGACGGTCTGCCTGCGCCCGGAGCTCATGGGCCGGGCGAGCCAGTTCGGTGACCTGGACGAGGTGCTGCGGCTCTGCCAGGACGTGCCGGGCATCGCCCCGTGTCTCGACGTGGCGCACTGGCATGCCCGCACCGGCGCCTGGAACACGGCGCACGAGTTCGAGTCGTTCTTCCGCGCGGTGCGCGATGCGCTCGGGCCGGCGGCGCTGCAGGACCTCCACATCCACATCAGCGGCATCGCCTACGGCCCGTTGGGCGAGAAGAAGCACCTGCCGTTCGCGGAGGCCGACCTCGACGTGCGCGCGTTCCTCGAAGTCGCCACCGACATGGCGCTGGCCGGCACGGCGATCGTCGAGAGTCCGGAGCGGGAGCGCGACGTGCTGTGGTTGATCGAGCGGCAGCGCGAGGCACGGGGCACGACGGCGGGCGGATCGGAGCAGACGATATGACCAGCACCGGCTTCGCCGCGTACTATCCTGTGATCGCCGCCAGCATGATGGCCGCCGTGCCGCTCTATGCCGTGCTGCGCGGCCGCGCGATCGGCCCGCCCGCGCCGCGGTCGCTCGGCCGGCACGCGGTGTGGTTCGCCGCGTTCTTTGCCGCGGCGCTGCTTGGCTTCCGCTTCGCGTCCGCCGTGTGGACGCTTCTCGTCTACAGCATCGTCATCGGTATGCTCACCGCCCCGCGTGTCCGACAGGTTGCGCAGCGTGTCCTGTACGGCAGGGCGTGGGTGGAAGCCCATCCCGAAACGGCGGCTGCCGAGGCCAAGCTGACGTTCATCCCGCTGTTTTCGGTCGCCATCGCGTCGTTCCTCTTCGCGATGCTCGCGCGGGCGTTCGAGATCGTGGCGTCCGTCACGGGACCGGGCGGCGGCAGCGGGCCGTGATCGACGATTCCCGGGTGCCCCGGCGGCTATAATCGCCCCATGACCTTCCTCCTGGACACGATCGTCTGCCCGCCCTTCGGCGAGAACACCTACCTCGTCGGCGACGCCGCCTCCGGCGAGGCCGTCGTCATCGATCCCGGCGGCCGGATCGACGAGATCGTGCGCACGGCCGAGCTGCGGGGCGTGCGGATCACGCAGATCTGGGGCACGCACAGCCACATCGACCACATGGCCGGCGTGGCCGAGCTGCAGCGGCGAACGGGCGCACCGTTCCTGTTGCACCCGGAGGCAGTGCCGATGCTCGTCGGCTTGCCCGTGCAGGCGGAGCGCTTCGGCATGCCGCCGGTGGCCGTGCCGACCGTACAGCGGCTGCTGGCAGCGGGCGACTCGGTTTCCGCCGGCCAGTACACGTTCACCGTGCGCGACACGCCCGGCCACGCGCCCGGCCACGTCACGTTCGTCGGCCGCGACGTCGAATACGAGGGCGTCACGGCCGACGTGGCGTTCTGCGGCGACGTGATCTTCCATGGCTCGATCGGCCGCACGGACCTGCCGGGCGGCGACTATGCGCTTCTCCTTGGATCGATCGAGGCGCAGATCCTCACGCTGGACGACCGAACCGTCCTGTTCAACGGCCATGGGCCGGCGACGACGGTCGGGCGGGAGCGGCGATCGAACCCGTTCGTGCTGGACTGGTTGGCCCATCATGTCGCGCGGTGACGCTGCCGCGCCGCCCGCGCTGGTGCACGTCCGGTTGTTCGCGGCCTACCGCGACGCAGCCGGCCGGTCGGAGCTGATGCGGTCGATCGCCGGGCCGGACGGCACGCCCGTAACGGTGGGCGATCTGTGGGCCGCCCTCGTCGCCGATCACCCTGCGCTGTCGAAGATGCCGCCGGCCGCCGCCGTCAATGCCGTCCTGGCCCGCTTCGAGCACGTCCTCGCGCCGGGCGACGAGGTCGCGTTCCTGCCGCCGGTCAGCGGCGGGTAGACGCGGACGATGGCGGCAGGAACCTGTTGAACCGCCTCGCGGCCCTGACCGCCGCCGACATCGACCCCCGCGCCGTCGAAGCGCTCGTCGCCCGCCCGGGCGCAGGGGCCGTTGTGACGTTCCTCGGCGTGACGCGCGACCACACCGAGGGGCGGGCCATCGACTGGCTGGAGTACGAGGCGTTCGACGAGATGGCGGTGCCGGCGTTGCAGGCGCTCGTCGACGGCGTGGCGGAGCGCTGGGCGGGGGCGACGGCGGCCGTCGTCCACCGCACGGGGCGCGTCGACATCGGCCAGGCGTCCGTCGTCATCGCGGTGGCGGCACCGCACCGGGCTGAGGCGTTCGAGGCGTGCCGGTGGGTGATCGACACGCTGAAGTCGACGGTGCCGATCTGGAAGAAGGATGTCTGGGCGGGGGGCGGGGCGTCGGCCTGGGTGGCGGGGACGGCGATGGAGGGACCGACGTGATCGCCGGCCTGCTCAGGCAACCGGCTCGGCTCCACGGCGTGATCGTCCGCTGAAGATCCGCACCGAAGCGCGCGAGCGGCGGACGCCTTCCCGGCTTGGCCCCGCCACCCGCCTGACGCCATAATCCACCCGATGAGCACGTTCCACGACCCCATCGTCGACCTCGACCTCGCGGCCCTCACCGCCGACGACGGCCGGCCGCTGCCGTTCCGCCACCGCCGCCCGCCGTGGCTGAAGGTCCGCGCGCCGTGGGGTGAGACGTTCGGGGCGGTCGAGCAGCTCATGCGGTCCAACGCGCTGCACACGGTGTGCGAGGAAGCGCGCTGCCCGAACATCGGCGAGTGCTGGGGGGCCGGCACGGCGACGTTCCTGATCATGGGCGACACGTGCACCCGCAGCTGCGGCTTCTGTGCGATCAAGACGGGCCGGCCGGGTGTGTTGGACGTCCTCGAGCCCGAGCGCGTGGCGCGGACGATCGAACGGCTGAACCTGACGCACTGCGTGATCACCTCGGTGAACCGCGACGAGCTGCCCGACGGCGGCGCCGCGATCTTCGGCCGCTCGATCGCGCGCAGCCGCGCGTTGGCGCCGCACACGTCCATCGAGGTCCTCATCCCGGACTTCTGCGGCGACCGCGCGGCGCTGCAGGTGGTGATGGACGCGCGGCCCGAGATCCTTAACCACAATTTGGAGACCGTCCCGCGCCTGTATCGCACCGTCCGACCGCAGGCCATCTACCCGCGCTCGCTCGACGTCCTGCGGTGGGCCAAGGAGATGGACCCGACCGTCCTCACGAAGACCGGCATCATGGTCGGCCTCGGCGAGACCTGGGCGGAGATCGAGACGCTGATCGGTGACCTCGTGGCCGTCGGCGTGGACATCCTGACCGTCGGCCAGTACCTCCGCCCGACCGAAGCCCACCTGCCGATCATGCGCTACTGGTCCCCCGACGAGTTCGACCGGCTGCGCGACACCGGCCTTGCCATCGGCCTGCGCTGGGTCGAGGCCGGTCCGCTCGTGCGCAGCTCCTACCGCGCCGAACAGCAGGTGGCCCACCTGTCCGCGCGCAGCCCGCACGACGGCATGCGCCGCACCGCCGCGGAGCTGCGCCATCTGGCCCGCGTCGCTGCCGACGACGATCACGGGCACCCATCGCACCCGTCGCCCGCAGCCGCGACCGCCGAGATCACGCTCTTCGACGCCGCCGGGGCATGATCGACCTCCACACCCACACGACCGCTTCCGACGGCACGCTCACGCCCCCCGAACTCGTTGCCCACGCCGCCGCTGCCCGCCTGCTCACGCTGGCCATCACCGACCACGACACGACGGACGCCATCGCACCGGCCGCCGCCGCCGCCGAGGCGCACGGGATCACGCTGATCGCCGGCGTCGAGCTCGGCACGGAGGATGAGCGGGGGGAGCACGACATCCTCGGCTACTTCGTCGATGTCGCCGATCCGCCCTTCCAGTCCCTCCTCGAGACGATCCGCGCCCACCGCCACGTCCGCGCCGTCGCCATCGTCGAGCGCCTTCGCGCCGCCGGTGCCCCGCTCGCCATCGACGACGTGCTGGCCCTGTCCGACGGCGGTGCGATCGGCCGGCCGCACGTCGCGCGCGCGCTCGTGGCGATCGGCTGGGCGGAGGACGTGTCCGATGCGTTCAACCGCTTCCTCGGCACCGGCCGCCCGGCGCACGTCGGGCGCTACCGCCTCTCGCCGGCCGAAGCGTGTGCGGCCATCCGCGCTGCCGGCGGCGTGCCCGTCCTGGCCCACCCGACCCCGCCCGGCAACCCATGGTCCGACCCCAAACGGCTGCGGACGATGCTCGGACCGCTCGCCGACGCCGGCCTTGGCGGTCTCGAGTGCTATTACACCGGCTACACCGCCCGCGTGAACCGCTGGCTGGCCGTGCTGGCCGACCACTTCGGGCTCGTGCCCTCCGGCGGCAGCGATTTCCACGGTCCGCACCGTCCGCGCAGCGTGCTCGGCGCGGTGCGCGTGCCCGAGGACACCGTCGAGCGGCTGCGCGCGGCGGCGGGTCCGGTGCCGGGGGACCGGCCGAGAGCCCGCCAGTGAGCGTCCCGCTCGGCGTGCCAGGGCACGTGAACGGATCCCGCCTGATCCTCGGCATCGAGACGTCGTGCGATGAGACCGCCGCCGCCGTCGTCGAGGCGGGCCGCGTCGTCTGGTCGAACGTCGTCGCCAGCCAGGCGATGCTGCACGCCCCGTACGGCGGCGTCTTCCCCGAGGTCGCAAGCCGCCAGCACGTCCGCGACATCGCACCCGTGATCGAGGCGGCGCTGCTGGACGCGGGGATCACGTTGGCCGATGTCGAGGCGATCGCCGTCACGACCGGTCCCGGCCTCGCCGGCGCGCTGCTCGTCGGCGCCAACGCCGCCAAGGGCCTCGCGATCGCGACCGGCAAGCCGCTCATCGCCGTGAACCACCTGGCCGGCCATCTGGCCTCCAACTGGCTGCACGCGGACGGCGTCCTGCATGAGCGCCCGGCGGGCCGCGGCGTCGGCGGCCCGGACGTGGACGAAGCGGGTGCGGATGGGGCTGCCTTCGACGGCGACGCCAAGCCGCGGCGCGACCTCGATCCGGCGACGCTGCCGACCCCGCCGCTCCCCCACCTCGCCCTCATCGTCTCCGGCGGCCACACCCACCTCTTCTGGGTCCGCGCGCTCGGCGACATGACGCTCATCGCGGCCACGCGCGACGACGCGGCCGGCGAGGCGTTCGACAAGGCCTCCCGCATCCTCGGCCTCGGCTATCCCGGCGGCCCGGCCGTCCAGCGCGCCGCCGAAGACGGGGATCCGTCGCGCTTCCCGCTGCCCGTCGCCCGCACGGACGACGGCGACTGGAGCTTCAGCGGCTTGAAGACGGCCTTGGCGCGCCGGGTAGCACAGCTGTCGGTAGCACAGCTGTCGGCGGCACCACCGTCCACGAATGCCGATGATCCGCCCCGTCCCCTCCCGGTCGCCGATCTGGCCGCGTCCTTCCAGGCCGCCGTCGTGCGCGCCATCACGGAGCGGCTGCAGCGGGCCGTCGCCGAGCACCCCGCGCGTGCCATCGCCGTATCGGGCGGCGTCAGCGCCAACACCGCCCTGCGCACCGCGCTCGCCACCGCGTTCGACATCCCGATCCTGTTTCCGCCGCTGGCCCTCTGCACGGACAACGCGGCGATGATCGCGGCGGCGGGGTGGTTTGCGTGGGAGCGCGGCGCGGGCGGGGATGGGCTGGGTTTCGACGTGCGGGCGGACTGGGGCTTGGGCTGAGCGCCGCGGCGGGCGACGGATCGACACCGTCCCGTTGCGCGCGCCGACCTTCGATGTGGCCGCTACCGTCCCCGGCTCCACGCCAGATACGGCGAACAGAACGGCCGATTGAACCGCCACCCCGAGCCCGGATCGTCCTCGCGGAACCCGCCGATCCCGTCCACCGGCTCGACGATCAGCCGCCACATCCGGTCGCGTCGGACGTGCCATCGGCCGTCGGGCGAGTAATCGGGCAGGAGCGTCGCGAGCGTCCGGCTTTTGGAGCGCGGCACGCTTGTGACGTTGCCGGAGTCGGCGTCGAGGATGAAGGCGATCGTCGCGTCGCCGTCCACCTGCCACGCCCCGCGCCTGCCCACGTCCTGCCCGGCCAACGGCCACGTCTCGCCGACGATGGGCGACATGCGCGACGAGTCGTTGTCGGCGCCGACGTACAGGGCCAAGCGGTGCGTGTCGGGCACCCAGCCCGCCTGCCACGCCGCACCGAACTGCCCGTCGACGGTCTGCGGCGCGTTCATCGCGACGTGCAGCTCGTCGGATTCCGGCTGCCAGGCGAGCGCAACTACGCAGTCGGACGCGTCGCCGCAGCGCGCCGCCGTCCGGAACGACGCGGCCAGCCACAGCCCGTCGTCCGACCATTCGACGCCCATGACCTCGTTCACATTGGTGAATCCCAGGACGGGATCGCGCGGTTCCATCGCCTCGGCGAGCCGGTCCATCGGCATCGTCGCCACCTCGCCCAGCGAGTCGGCGTCGAGCACGGAGACGATGTACTTGGCGACGCCGTCGTACGGGTCGAGGTTCTCGGGGCCGTCGTCTGGCGCGGGAACGTCGTCGACCTCGTTCTCTCGCGACACTTCGCCTGATGCTTCGTCGCCGTTGGTCGCTCTCGCGGCCTCGGATCGGGATATGATCCGCGCGATCCGCGTGCCGTCGGGCGACCACGCCATCGCCGCGCCGCGGACGACGTGCGCTTCGACCCCGTCCAGCGATCGCAGGATGAACCCCCGGCTGGCGCTGTCCCGAAAGGCGACGCGCGCTCCGTCGGGCGCCCACATTGGCCGGTGCCCGCGGATCGTCGAAGCCGTAGACTCGAGGTGCGAGACGTAGGCATCGGTCACGGGCCGATGAACCACGACCGTTCGCATGACCGGTCGCGCCGCGACGTCGACCGCCCACACGCCGCCAACCTCCACCATCTCGAGCGCATCGTCGATGCCCTCGCTGAACCCGGCCCATGCGATCGAGCGACCGTCGGGCGACCAGTCCAGCCACGTCACGTACAGCGAGCGGTTTCCGTCATTGGGCTGAATGGTCGTCGGCCGTTCGATTCGGTGCCACACGCCGTCGTCGGCGCGGCGACGCAGGACGGACAGGAACGCGCTTGCCTTACTTACCATGACGTCGAAATCGAGACATGCGACCGCGAGGGCCTGACCGTCCGGGCTCCATGCCGATGCCGAATGGCGCATCCCACCGCACGCCGCCTCGCCCACGCTGACGACACCGCCCTCGCGCGAGACGAGGAGACCGTCGTTCGCGTCCAACGTCCGCATGACGATCGGCTCGGCCACGAACGGCGCCTGCCGCACCGGCCAGTCGAGCGCGAACGCGAGCCCCTCGGGTCCGATCCCGTGCTCGACCGGCGGCGGGATCGAGTTGTCGTACCCGCCCCAGTCGGCGTCCGTCGTCCACGCGACCATCGCCTGCTCGAACGCCGCTTCGTCGTGCCGCAGGAGCGTCGCTGCAAAGCTGCGGGCCGCCGTCGCACGCTCACGCGGAGAAACGGCATCGGCCGTGACGCTTCGGGCGTCGAGATGCCAGAGCGTCAGGCCGAGCCGCGCGGCGGTGGGGTCGGCGATCAGGGCATCGGTCGCCTTGGCATCCGCGTCCTCGATCAGCCATGCCTCGATGAGCGCCGGGCTGAACGAGCGGTTCGCCGGCTGTCGGAAAAGGTCCGGCTGGGGCGGTTCCTCCAGGTTGGCATCGCTGAACGCGTAGTCCAACCGGTGCGCCGCCGCCCGTGCCAGGCTGAACGCCAGGAGCTGGCGCGCCGCCTCGTCGGCCGGCATCCAGCCGGCGGGTGACGAAGGCGCGGTCACGCGCTGCGCGACGTCCACCGCCGACGCGTCGGCCGTGCCGAACGCGAACCGGGCGCGCCCGCCGCAGCGACGGTGGGCAGCACAGTACCGGATGACGGCGCGGTCGGCGGCCTCGAGCGCCGGGCGGAGCACGGGGCCGTCGGCGGCGGGAAACGCGGCGTGGATTCGCTCCGCGACGAAACGCTCGAGGTCGGACGGATCGCCGATCGGGGCGTCCGCCGTGAGGGCATGAAGCCAGCGGGCGTCGTCGGACCGAACGAAGCGCTGCACCTGCACGAACCGCCCGACCCGCGCGCCGTCCGTGGCTTGGACGCGGACAGTGGCGGTGACGGCCTGCACGCTGTGCGCCGCGTCCTTGGCGGCCACGACGACGTCCTCCAACTCCGGTGGATCTTCGGTAAAGTAGAGGCCGGCATACGGACCGACGCTCTTCAGCCACCGGGCGGCAACGTCGGGCCGGCGTAGCGCCAAACGGCGGCGCTCGTCCTGCAGGCTCATGTAGAGTTCGCGGTCGCCGTCGGCCAGGGCTTCGGCTTCAAGCTGCACCACGTGCTGGACGTCGCGCTGGATCAGTCGGTGCGTCCGGTCGCCGCGATAGGCGCGCACGAGGCCGAAGAGGACGAGGACGGCGAGCGCTGCGCCGGCCGTGCGTGTCGCCCAGCGGCGGAGGCGCTCAACCGAATCGGGATGTGCCCGGAGGTCGGCGTCGCCGCCGTCGTCGCCACCGCCGCCGCCGCTTCCATGGCTGCCGTGCTCGATGTCGGCTGCCTCGCCCGCCGGCCCCCACCGGCGGCGCGCATCATCCCCATCCTCGGCGCCGTCCGCCCAGCGCGGGATCGAACGCTCGCCCTCGATTTCCCAGGCGATGCCGTCGTCGCTCGGGCGCCGCTCTGATCGACCCGTGCGTTGCTCGCCCATCGCTCGCGCCTCCGGTGCTCCGATTCCGATCGGGTCGACGGCGGACCCGCACTACGTCCAGTCGGCGTTGTCTTCGAGCGCCGCACGGACGGCGTCGGCTTCCACGGTGCGCAGCGGGCGCACGTGGCCGGCCATCGCACATGCCTGGGTGAGGGCGGCCCACTCGTGGAGCGTCAGCGTCTGCGCCCGGCGCGTTGGGTCGATTCCTGCGTCGGCGAGCGCGGCGACCGCGTCGGCGTCCGTGACATCGAGACCGGCGGCGAGGCTGTTCTTCAGCTGCTTGCGCTTCTGGCCGAAGCCGGCGCGCACGACACGGAAGAACGAGCCGATGTCGTCGACCGGCGCGGGCGGCCGTTCGTAGAGGTCGAGGCAGAGCACGGCCGACTCCACCTTGGGCGGTGGGTGGAACGCGCCCGGCGGCACGACGGCGACGCGGCGCACGGCGGCGTGGAGTTGGATCGCCACGGCCAGCACGCTGAGATTGCCCGGTGCCGCGGTGATCCGGTCGGCCACTTCCTTCTGCACCATGACGACCGCCCGAACCGGCCGCTCGCGCGCCTCGAGCAGCCGCCGCAGCACGGCCGACGTGATGTAGTAGGGCAGGTTGGCGACGACCTTGTAGTGCGGGCGCAGCGGGCCGAAGTGCGGCTGGCCGGCCGGGAGAGCCGCGTCATCCGTCGCCCCTGCGGCGACGGATGCGGAACCGTCGGCGACGCCTCCGTCGATCGGCGCCGATGCGCCGTCCGCGCCTTCGTCGAGCAGCGCCACGGGGTCGACCTTCAGGATGTCCGCGGCCACGATCGCGAGGTTCGTGCGCGCGCCCAAGCGGTTGCCGAGGATCGTCCGCATCGCCGCGTCGATCTCGACCGCCACGACCCGTCCGGCGCGCTCGCACAGCGCCTCGGTGAGTACCCCGAGGCCGGGGCCGACCTCGAGCACGGTGTCGTCCGGCGCCAGCTCGGCGGCGTCGACGATCTGCGCGAGGTAGCTCGTGTCGACGAGGAAGTGCTGGCCGAGGCGCTTGTTCGGGCGGAGGCCGTACGCTCGCAACATCGCGCTCGGCCGATCGGGGCCCGCAGCGCCGTCGGTCGCGCGCTTGCCGGCGCTCTTTCCCGCGCTCTTGCCCGCGCCCTTGACCGGACCCTTGCCCCTGCCCTTCGCGGCTGCGGCAGCGCTCTGCGCACCGCGGGCGGGGCGGCTCAGGGCAGCACCCAGGGCATTCGGTCGGGCGGCGGGGCCGGCTCGAGGAGGTAGACGTCCACGTAGTGGTGCCAGCCGATGTAGTTGTCATCGTCGTAGCCGAGGTCGATGTGCAGGCGCTTGATCCCGCCGCCCGTGTCGCCGGCCAGCCCGAGCCCGTAGCCCTCGACGTACAGGTTCGTCCGCAGCGGGATGACGCGCGGGTCGACCGCCACGATGCCCTTGCGCATGACCTCGCCGATCCGGGTGCGTCCGTACCACGGCGCCGAACGCGGCGTGCCGGCGCGGGAGGCGCTGTAGCTGGTGGCGTACGTGCGGAGCTTGCGCCAGTAGCGCATCGGACCGGCCTCGGTCATCACGGTGCCCCACGTGATGTGCGTGCCGTATGCCACCCGCTC
Above is a window of Candidatus Avedoeria danica DNA encoding:
- a CDS encoding molybdenum cofactor biosynthesis protein MoaE encodes the protein MNRLAALTAADIDPRAVEALVARPGAGAVVTFLGVTRDHTEGRAIDWLEYEAFDEMAVPALQALVDGVAERWAGATAAVVHRTGRVDIGQASVVIAVAAPHRAEAFEACRWVIDTLKSTVPIWKKDVWAGGGASAWVAGTAMEGPT
- a CDS encoding TIM barrel protein; translation: MTSPLLIGISGAPDAIQGTGSAASVRACRALGIDALELAWVHSVSVKPEGGAKIRAAAESMGVRLSVHAPYYINLNSPEPDKVEASIGRIVLAARGAAWVGARNVVLHLGFYHTGDRADVYARMRDGLLEALSRIADADDIDPTTVCLRPELMGRASQFGDLDEVLRLCQDVPGIAPCLDVAHWHARTGAWNTAHEFESFFRAVRDALGPAALQDLHIHISGIAYGPLGEKKHLPFAEADLDVRAFLEVATDMALAGTAIVESPERERDVLWLIERQREARGTTAGGSEQTI
- a CDS encoding 16S rRNA (adenine(1518)-N(6)/adenine(1519)-N(6))-dimethyltransferase, coding for MLRAYGLRPNKRLGQHFLVDTSYLAQIVDAAELAPDDTVLEVGPGLGVLTEALCERAGRVVAVEIDAAMRTILGNRLGARTNLAIVAADILKVDPVALLDEGADGASAPIDGGVADGSASVAAGATDDAALPAGQPHFGPLRPHYKVVANLPYYITSAVLRRLLEARERPVRAVVMVQKEVADRITAAPGNLSVLAVAIQLHAAVRRVAVVPPGAFHPPPKVESAVLCLDLYERPPAPVDDIGSFFRVVRAGFGQKRKQLKNSLAAGLDVTDADAVAALADAGIDPTRRAQTLTLHEWAALTQACAMAGHVRPLRTVEADAVRAALEDNADWT
- a CDS encoding PHP domain-containing protein; this encodes MIDLHTHTTASDGTLTPPELVAHAAAARLLTLAITDHDTTDAIAPAAAAAEAHGITLIAGVELGTEDERGEHDILGYFVDVADPPFQSLLETIRAHRHVRAVAIVERLRAAGAPLAIDDVLALSDGGAIGRPHVARALVAIGWAEDVSDAFNRFLGTGRPAHVGRYRLSPAEACAAIRAAGGVPVLAHPTPPGNPWSDPKRLRTMLGPLADAGLGGLECYYTGYTARVNRWLAVLADHFGLVPSGGSDFHGPHRPRSVLGAVRVPEDTVERLRAAAGPVPGDRPRARQ
- a CDS encoding tRNA (adenosine(37)-N6)-threonylcarbamoyltransferase complex transferase subunit TsaD, producing MSVPLGVPGHVNGSRLILGIETSCDETAAAVVEAGRVVWSNVVASQAMLHAPYGGVFPEVASRQHVRDIAPVIEAALLDAGITLADVEAIAVTTGPGLAGALLVGANAAKGLAIATGKPLIAVNHLAGHLASNWLHADGVLHERPAGRGVGGPDVDEAGADGAAFDGDAKPRRDLDPATLPTPPLPHLALIVSGGHTHLFWVRALGDMTLIAATRDDAAGEAFDKASRILGLGYPGGPAVQRAAEDGDPSRFPLPVARTDDGDWSFSGLKTALARRVAQLSVAQLSAAPPSTNADDPPRPLPVADLAASFQAAVVRAITERLQRAVAEHPARAIAVSGGVSANTALRTALATAFDIPILFPPLALCTDNAAMIAAAGWFAWERGAGGDGLGFDVRADWGLG
- a CDS encoding MoaD/ThiS family protein, coding for MSRGDAAAPPALVHVRLFAAYRDAAGRSELMRSIAGPDGTPVTVGDLWAALVADHPALSKMPPAAAVNAVLARFEHVLAPGDEVAFLPPVSGG
- a CDS encoding PD40 domain-containing protein; this translates as MGEQRTGRSERRPSDDGIAWEIEGERSIPRWADGAEDGDDARRRWGPAGEAADIEHGSHGSGGGGGDDGGDADLRAHPDSVERLRRWATRTAGAALAVLVLFGLVRAYRGDRTHRLIQRDVQHVVQLEAEALADGDRELYMSLQDERRRLALRRPDVAARWLKSVGPYAGLYFTEDPPELEDVVVAAKDAAHSVQAVTATVRVQATDGARVGRFVQVQRFVRSDDARWLHALTADAPIGDPSDLERFVAERIHAAFPAADGPVLRPALEAADRAVIRYCAAHRRCGGRARFAFGTADASAVDVAQRVTAPSSPAGWMPADEAARQLLAFSLARAAAHRLDYAFSDANLEEPPQPDLFRQPANRSFSPALIEAWLIEDADAKATDALIADPTAARLGLTLWHLDARSVTADAVSPRERATAARSFAATLLRHDEAAFEQAMVAWTTDADWGGYDNSIPPPVEHGIGPEGLAFALDWPVRQAPFVAEPIVMRTLDANDGLLVSREGGVVSVGEAACGGMRHSASAWSPDGQALAVACLDFDVMVSKASAFLSVLRRRADDGVWHRIERPTTIQPNDGNRSLYVTWLDWSPDGRSIAWAGFSEGIDDALEMVEVGGVWAVDVAARPVMRTVVVHRPVTDAYVSHLESTASTIRGHRPMWAPDGARVAFRDSASRGFILRSLDGVEAHVVRGAAMAWSPDGTRIARIISRSEAARATNGDEASGEVSRENEVDDVPAPDDGPENLDPYDGVAKYIVSVLDADSLGEVATMPMDRLAEAMEPRDPVLGFTNVNEVMGVEWSDDGLWLAASFRTAARCGDASDCVVALAWQPESDELHVAMNAPQTVDGQFGAAWQAGWVPDTHRLALYVGADNDSSRMSPIVGETWPLAGQDVGRRGAWQVDGDATIAFILDADSGNVTSVPRSKSRTLATLLPDYSPDGRWHVRRDRMWRLIVEPVDGIGGFREDDPGSGWRFNRPFCSPYLAWSRGR
- a CDS encoding citrate/2-methylcitrate synthase; this encodes MLIKGLDGVVVAQSSKSKVYGEIGKLIYGGYAIEDLAENVTFEEVIHLLWYGELPNQAQLAALKSELADLRAVPDGVLAVLRDLPLDAHPMSVLRTLVSALGCLDNADAEAAARDEAARWRCAKRLVARIPTLIAAHERHRRGQPMVAPRADLAHAANFLHMLHGTPPGPRAERALDAYLVLLADHGFNASTFSARVTVSTESDPYSAITTAIGTLKGPLHGGANERVMAMLEQIGDPSRAKAFVDETLSGKGRIPGIGHRVYKTLDPRAGVLRRLSEELVAEVGDSPERRYHEIATNVADAAAAWFETNRPDLRLHPNVDFYSAIALRVAGVPTDQFTPMFAMSRVAGYTAHILEQYADNRLIRPRGEYVGPLDRVVAPIEER
- a CDS encoding MBL fold metallo-hydrolase, yielding MTFLLDTIVCPPFGENTYLVGDAASGEAVVIDPGGRIDEIVRTAELRGVRITQIWGTHSHIDHMAGVAELQRRTGAPFLLHPEAVPMLVGLPVQAERFGMPPVAVPTVQRLLAAGDSVSAGQYTFTVRDTPGHAPGHVTFVGRDVEYEGVTADVAFCGDVIFHGSIGRTDLPGGDYALLLGSIEAQILTLDDRTVLFNGHGPATTVGRERRSNPFVLDWLAHHVAR
- the lipA gene encoding lipoyl synthase; translation: MSTFHDPIVDLDLAALTADDGRPLPFRHRRPPWLKVRAPWGETFGAVEQLMRSNALHTVCEEARCPNIGECWGAGTATFLIMGDTCTRSCGFCAIKTGRPGVLDVLEPERVARTIERLNLTHCVITSVNRDELPDGGAAIFGRSIARSRALAPHTSIEVLIPDFCGDRAALQVVMDARPEILNHNLETVPRLYRTVRPQAIYPRSLDVLRWAKEMDPTVLTKTGIMVGLGETWAEIETLIGDLVAVGVDILTVGQYLRPTEAHLPIMRYWSPDEFDRLRDTGLAIGLRWVEAGPLVRSSYRAEQQVAHLSARSPHDGMRRTAAELRHLARVAADDDHGHPSHPSPAAATAEITLFDAAGA